In a genomic window of Shouchella clausii:
- a CDS encoding ABC transporter ATP-binding protein produces MKEDKSIVFTQVEKNFGQTNVIPPMDLMINSGERLVLLGPSGCGKSTLLRLIAGLEQPTSGTILMGGQVMAGVDVADRNVAMVFQNYALYPHMTVFDNIAFSLTIRKKKKQDIREAVEYAAGLVELKPYLGRKPAELSGGQRQRVALARAVVKQAPFFLLDEPLSNLDALLRVSARNDLIELHNRLKQTMVYVTHDQLEAMTIGQRIAVMNGGVIEQIGTPEDIYEKPKTRFVATFIGTPPMNMLPADAFADRAMIPGVAEMGVRPEHIMFKKLPEACVLHGEYVRREYIGSRYVHYLSINGVTIQVVAGTESYTTGQKVDLSIPAEHLHFFDEAGNRIEVSVNERHEQLAVHA; encoded by the coding sequence ATGAAAGAAGATAAAAGCATTGTGTTTACACAAGTAGAGAAAAACTTTGGGCAGACAAATGTCATTCCGCCAATGGATTTAATGATTAACAGCGGTGAACGCCTTGTGCTTCTTGGTCCTTCTGGATGCGGTAAGTCGACATTGTTGCGACTGATCGCGGGGCTGGAACAACCTACGTCAGGCACGATTTTAATGGGCGGACAAGTGATGGCAGGGGTTGATGTTGCCGATCGCAATGTGGCAATGGTTTTCCAAAACTATGCCCTTTATCCCCATATGACCGTGTTTGATAACATCGCTTTTTCGCTCACGATTCGCAAAAAGAAAAAGCAAGACATACGCGAAGCAGTTGAATATGCCGCCGGACTGGTCGAATTAAAGCCGTATTTAGGGCGCAAACCTGCCGAACTGTCAGGTGGCCAACGCCAACGGGTCGCCCTTGCCCGAGCGGTCGTCAAACAAGCACCGTTTTTCCTGTTGGATGAACCGTTGTCCAATCTTGATGCGCTCTTGCGTGTGTCCGCACGCAATGACTTAATTGAACTTCATAACCGCTTAAAACAAACGATGGTCTATGTCACACACGACCAATTAGAGGCAATGACAATTGGACAGCGGATCGCCGTCATGAATGGTGGCGTTATCGAACAAATTGGGACGCCTGAAGACATTTACGAAAAACCTAAAACACGATTTGTCGCCACTTTTATCGGCACGCCGCCAATGAATATGCTGCCAGCCGATGCATTTGCTGACAGGGCGATGATCCCGGGAGTTGCAGAAATGGGTGTAAGGCCCGAGCACATTATGTTTAAGAAGCTGCCAGAAGCGTGTGTCCTTCACGGGGAATATGTTCGCAGGGAGTACATTGGTTCACGCTATGTCCATTACCTCTCCATCAATGGCGTCACTATCCAAGTCGTAGCAGGGACAGAATCTTATACAACTGGGCAAAAAGTCGATCTCTCGATTCCAGCCGAGCATCTTCACTTTTTTGATGAAGCTGGCAATCGGATTGAAGTAAGCGTTAATGAACGGCATGAACAATTGGCGGTTCATGCCTAA
- a CDS encoding carbohydrate ABC transporter permease → MKVNGWHLLLAICLILSFFPVLTMAATAFLETSQLFAGGLQLLPIPPTLDHFSQVWESIPILRYMGNSFFVATVVTLIQLFTSILAAYGFTQFQFRGREFCFYLVIASIFIPIQVTMLPNYILLSDLELVNTYFGLILPQIANGIGVFLLRQSFRSVPASLIESARVDGAGDWRRLWKILFPSVKPSVIALGILFFITTWNEYLWPLLMINDNDLMTMPLALQEFISAEGGTSWGPMMAVAFLASVPPLAVYLLLQRHIMSSFLHTGVK, encoded by the coding sequence ATGAAAGTTAACGGATGGCATTTGTTGTTGGCGATTTGCCTGATACTTAGTTTTTTTCCGGTTTTGACGATGGCAGCAACTGCTTTTCTTGAAACAAGCCAGTTGTTTGCAGGCGGCTTGCAATTGTTGCCGATTCCGCCTACATTAGACCATTTTAGCCAAGTGTGGGAGTCGATCCCGATTTTACGCTATATGGGCAACTCTTTCTTCGTCGCAACAGTGGTCACATTGATACAACTGTTCACTAGCATCCTTGCTGCTTACGGGTTTACTCAATTTCAATTCCGAGGAAGAGAGTTTTGCTTTTACTTGGTCATTGCGAGTATCTTCATCCCTATTCAAGTGACGATGCTGCCAAACTATATTCTTTTAAGTGATCTAGAGCTTGTAAACACCTATTTCGGTTTAATATTGCCGCAAATCGCAAATGGGATCGGCGTTTTCCTGTTAAGGCAATCGTTTCGGTCTGTCCCTGCCAGCCTAATTGAGTCTGCTCGCGTGGACGGGGCAGGGGATTGGCGCAGGCTTTGGAAAATTTTATTCCCGTCGGTTAAGCCATCGGTGATTGCTTTAGGTATTCTCTTTTTTATTACGACATGGAACGAATATTTATGGCCTTTACTAATGATTAACGACAACGACTTGATGACGATGCCTCTCGCTTTGCAAGAATTTATAAGTGCAGAAGGGGGCACATCGTGGGGGCCGATGATGGCTGTTGCATTTCTGGCGTCCGTCCCGCCACTCGCTGTGTATTTGTTGTTGCAGCGACATATTATGAGCAGCTTTTTGCATACAGGGGTGAAGTAG
- a CDS encoding carbohydrate ABC transporter permease translates to MKIKPASGWLQRIKPLLFIAPAMLPIVLFIFVPLVRSIYWSFLEWNMVSPTKTWLGLDNYVELFSNREFLNAAANTLWYMGMLLVLILFVPYMTAYGVTQVSGRWQHFYRGALFVPHVLSLAVASVIFLWLYNPLIGSVNEILRFFQLPDVNWLNDANWALFAITLVVAWNTFGYHFIVLLAGILSVPEEVKESARVEGMKSKLGMLRRIVFPLTGPTILFVFVLTTVMGIQFAFVPIQMLTNGGPDQSTSNLVFLTYQYGFQFFRTGLGSATAVLTFLFFVLIILLQAKVLDRRVHYES, encoded by the coding sequence ATGAAGATTAAACCAGCAAGTGGTTGGCTGCAGCGGATAAAGCCGCTTTTGTTTATTGCTCCTGCAATGCTGCCAATTGTTCTTTTTATTTTCGTTCCTCTAGTTCGCTCAATTTATTGGAGCTTTTTAGAATGGAATATGGTTAGCCCAACCAAAACATGGCTCGGTTTAGACAATTACGTCGAATTGTTTTCAAATCGCGAGTTTTTAAACGCTGCAGCGAATACGTTATGGTACATGGGCATGCTGCTCGTTCTAATCTTGTTCGTTCCTTACATGACCGCCTACGGAGTCACGCAAGTTTCAGGACGGTGGCAACATTTTTATCGTGGTGCTCTCTTTGTACCACACGTACTGTCTCTTGCTGTTGCGTCTGTCATCTTCTTATGGTTATACAATCCATTGATTGGCTCAGTGAATGAAATCCTCCGTTTCTTTCAACTTCCCGATGTCAACTGGCTAAATGATGCAAATTGGGCACTGTTTGCGATTACGCTTGTCGTTGCCTGGAATACGTTTGGCTATCATTTTATTGTGTTGCTTGCTGGAATCTTAAGTGTCCCTGAAGAAGTGAAGGAATCGGCCCGTGTAGAAGGAATGAAAAGCAAGCTTGGCATGTTGCGCCGGATTGTTTTTCCGCTTACAGGCCCAACGATTTTGTTCGTTTTTGTGTTAACGACAGTAATGGGCATCCAATTTGCTTTTGTGCCGATTCAAATGCTAACCAATGGTGGCCCAGACCAATCAACAAGCAATTTGGTGTTTCTAACGTATCAGTATGGGTTCCAGTTCTTTCGCACAGGACTTGGGTCAGCAACTGCTGTGTTAACGTTTTTGTTTTTTGTTCTGATCATTTTGCTTCAGGCTAAAGTGCTTGATCGGAGGGTCCATTATGAAAGTTAA
- a CDS encoding sugar phosphate isomerase/epimerase family protein produces the protein MSVYINLLPFMKKIDEAPAFLQDWEGGIEISTDGPHWHGDTDWTQEKERFASFAGDIGVHLPIWELNLASVQFPQYAAYSFEAYRMYLEWASTFASHAVLHTHLYNMPLFHREEAQALSKHFIKQLGDIAEQKGIMLLVENVGFHDKMLFDEREFVQLFEEIPTIQALLDVGHATINNWHIANVIEALGTRLSALHLHDNDGENDLHLPIGAGVTRWNEIWQAIGEQTHSLRLILEYDESTSLEVLKRHGNELLQAGKVVGKINV, from the coding sequence ATGAGTGTATATATCAACTTGCTTCCTTTTATGAAAAAAATTGACGAGGCCCCAGCTTTTTTACAGGATTGGGAGGGCGGAATTGAAATCTCGACAGATGGCCCCCATTGGCATGGCGATACCGATTGGACTCAGGAGAAAGAGCGGTTTGCTTCCTTTGCAGGAGACATTGGCGTCCACTTGCCAATTTGGGAATTAAACTTGGCCTCTGTCCAGTTCCCTCAATATGCGGCCTATTCATTTGAAGCGTACCGTATGTATTTAGAATGGGCTTCTACATTTGCAAGCCATGCTGTGCTCCACACTCATCTATACAACATGCCTTTGTTTCATCGAGAAGAAGCACAAGCTTTATCGAAGCACTTCATAAAACAGCTCGGTGATATCGCTGAACAAAAGGGCATCATGCTATTGGTTGAAAATGTCGGTTTTCACGATAAGATGCTGTTTGATGAACGGGAATTTGTCCAATTGTTCGAGGAAATTCCGACGATTCAAGCATTGCTTGATGTTGGCCATGCCACAATTAACAATTGGCATATAGCAAATGTGATTGAAGCGCTAGGGACAAGGCTGTCTGCTCTTCATTTGCATGATAATGACGGCGAAAACGACTTGCATTTACCAATTGGAGCAGGGGTGACACGCTGGAATGAGATTTGGCAGGCCATTGGCGAGCAAACGCACTCTCTGCGATTGATCTTGGAGTATGACGAGTCAACTTCACTAGAAGTGTTGAAGCGCCACGGCAACGAGCTTTTACAAGCAGGAAAAGTGGTTGGGAAGATAAACGTATGA